A window of Leishmania donovani BPK282A1 complete genome, chromosome 35 genomic DNA:
TCATGTGAGGCGCAACCCTAACTCGCGCCACACCGACAACACCACGTCCGCTCGTGGGGTGTACCACGCGCACGTGGCGgttggcgctgcggtgcccaATGTGACGGAGAGCCGACAAAGCATTCAgctggccgccgcggagTATCTGCTCTGCCAAGCTGCTAACCGCGAAGGGTCGAGGGGCGAAGCGGCCACGCCCAGCGAGGCACGACATCTCCCAAGCACCCCCACGGCGGCAGAAACGGCccctcttgctgctgccacagTTCACCTCTCGCGCAGTACTGCCATGCCGCAAGACACCAAAACAAGACAGGCAACTGTGCAGTCAATGACGGGCGGGGCGGGTGGCAATCCCATCAATGCATCTGTAGAAAACTTAttggagcagcaggagccTGCCTCTGACACCGTTCTTCCTCTTGTATTTCGCGTTGCAGCGcctgttgccgccgctgtctcgACGGCACATGGCAACGATCCTCTTCAAAGAGTCTCACCGGTGGTGATCATGGCGAAGATGGAGCACCTCAATGCCACTTCTGCGGTTGCGCCCCACGCTCGTTCGCCGTCATTGGCAGCGTCACCATCCACCGTCGACTCTGAGTGTGTCGTTGCGTCACTAACGGAGACGGCGACCCCGTGCCGCTGGCTGCTCGAGATGCTGTCCCCTCGGGAGATGCTTCAGCTGGACTTGCTGTTCGCGTGCTTTCCCAGCGCGACGGTGCATCTGCACCGCGTGCAGTTATCGCAGAAAAGCGACAGGGACGAGCCCGTGGAGCCGCGAGGCGcgtgcgaggaggaggagtgccTTTCCATGGATGTGCTGGCCGTCGAGCAGTTAACATCCCATAAATGGGGTTTAAGCCGCCGACATTTGCAGAAGCGGCCCGCAGAGTCGCTCATCACGACCCCGTCGCCGGCTGAGGTGCTCGCTACCTACACGTGGGACCTGCTCTACGATACACTCGCCTGGCTGCTCGACACAACAGCTCGCCGTGTAGCCTACGCGCTCGAGTCGGAGGAGGGCCGCGGAGAGGGGTCAGCCGAGGTCACCACCAACGCTACGGAGGAGCGCTACATGTACTTGATCCTGAGCAACCACGCCAACCTGGTAAACACGTCAGCAAGCACCAAGTTGTGCACAAAGAAGAGGCCCGAGAACGCACCAGAGCCAGCGTACGCCACCGTTATCACCTCCAGCTACACGGAGAGCCGTTTTGCCGTGCGCTACATAGTGCAGGACGCAGCAGAAATCTACCCCAATTATGAGCCCAAGGTTCCCATCGCCTTTGAGGTCGCGAACCTGCGTTTTCTCGAGAAAGACacgcagagcggcagcgacgaggacggtGAGGGTGACATCAAGCCAACTagagagaagaagagtgTGAGCAAGGTGGCGTCTCGGCTTTACCGGGATCCCCACACGTGGAATGCAGAGACGATCCCTTTTACGTTTCCGAGGGCGCCGGCACCCGCCCTAGCACCAACGTGAGGTCAACTAGGGCTCCATCGCGGATGCCTCTGTTGCGGATCTCAATGAATAAGCGCATCgttcttcctttttttctttgcctGCCTGTTCCTTCCTCGAcggcccctcctccctctctctctgtgcccccCACGAAGAGTGCGATCTTTTTTGAGCCAAGgagcacgcgcgtgtgccacTCACGGACATCAGCTGCCGCACAGAACGCAAGCGCGAGCAACGACAAGAGCAGGCACGCGAATTTCCTTTGCGGAGGAGAACCCTGCAGACAGAAGAACAAGCAGGGCCCGTTTCACATAAGAGAAAGACATATGGGCGATTCCGCACCAACGGCGCCGTATGATATGCTGTGAAGAGGAAAAAACTAGTGGAGATGAGCACGGTTGTGGTACACCACTGGCAGGTTGTGCCTGCAcctctgcttctccctcttcgttcGCTGGAGAGCTCTTCGTGGAAGGTGGTCACGTTTTAGTGGGgactgcagctcctcggccgcCCTTCCTTTGCCCTGTCTTCGTCTTGTTCGCGGACGCGACCTCTCCAccttttctctcctcccttttgCTTTGTGTGCCATATATAACAAACAAAACCTTCtaaaaacaacaacaaaaaatgACGAAAACGTGGAGCAGGTGCACACTTTCACCTCGTTTGAGGACGACAGTTTTCCATGCCGCCGAAGTTCGACCCCAACCAGGAgatcgtggtggtggtgcgcgccgtcggtggcgaGGTGGCTGCGACAgcctccctcgcccccaAGGTCGGTCCTCTCGGTCTCAACGCCAAGAAGATTGGTGAGGATATCGCCAAGTGCACCAAGGACTGGAAGGGCTTGAAGGTCACCTGCGAGCTGCGCGTCAAGAACCGtgtggcgacggtggtggtgacgccgTCCGTGGCGTCTCGCCTCATCCGCGCACTGAAGGAGCCGCCGCGCGACCGCAAGAAGGTCAAGAACATCAAGCATAGCGGCAACATCCCGTTCGCGGAGATCATCAAGATCGCCAAGGAGTCGCAGCCCAAGTCCATGGGTAGCGATCTCAAGGCCGTCGTGATGGAGGTGCTCGGCACGGCCGTGTCCATCGGCTGCACCGTCGATGGCGAGAGCCCGCTCGACATCCAGGCGAAGGTACGGGAGGGAAAGTTGAAGGTCCCCAACTAAGGGGTAATCGTGTGAGTTTTCTTCCCTTGCGTAGGTGCATACGCTGCAGCATCTGCTTCTGCATGCGACTTGTTTATCCTTTTCACTTCCTTTTGAGAAAGCAAAATCAATCGCGCAAGAGTATCATCGCCGAGGGCTCGATCGCCCCAGAGGGATGATCAGCTGGCGAAGGGTCGGCAGAggtccctcctcccttcttcccctACCGCGCGCTCACTGTGACCCCGTGACACTGAAGCGGcagggtgcagcagcaccgctaccctctccttttcgcccttcctctctgATGTGCTGTTCTTCGCATAGCTTCGTCCTTTATGTTTAGTGAGTTGAGAGGCCAAAACGGAGATGGCAGCCATGAATCGGGGTGTATCCTGCAGCAAGGATAACCGAAGCACCTTCATCCACGGTCTTCAATGGCCACAAGGCGGAAAAGCGGTGAGAGTGCGAGGGCGACATAGAAGGACAATAACGAAGGAGATAGAGAGGGGGGATGCTGGCTGCGGtgggaggagctgcacgTCGTCTCGTCATCGGTAGTGAGGGTGTCACGAAGAAgagcaaaacaacaacaaaagtATGCTCATGCAATGGCAAAGTGCCTTTGAGGGCGCGTCTATATGATGGTTGCTTCCTCTCactttctcctctcttctcatTTCTCATGGTTGCttgccaaaaaaaaaatgtgtgcgcacacacacgctgctgcgcatgcggTTTCTTTTCACCTACTGTGCTCCCCTCACCTTCCCCCTCATCCCCATTTCTCTCCATCTTGCACTTCTTTGGTCTGCGGGGCTTCATCACCCATATGAACACCACCTGCTGCGTGGGGGAacgtctctctcactctctctttcACGTTACATACTCAACTACAACACGCAGTTGGTTGTACGTGCTCTTTCCTGCCGATTTGTCTCTTGTCACCtgtctttcgttttttttgtcgGTTTCCTTCCTCTAACAGGCCTCGTCTTTACTCTGTGTATGCGCTCTTTCATGTGGTTTTGTCTCCCTGTCTAAAGAAGAACAACGAGACAAACAAAGAAGGCaacacacacccacacccacccactccctccctccctcacacacacacaaacaagcaTAAAAGACAGGGTTTCCGCCCGTCCTCTCTTGcaccgtctctctttctctcccgtGTACGCGTGTTACTTTTTTTcctgttttcgtttttttttacttcgcgcgtgtgtgtgttcgttACTTGTGATCGCTCGCTTTTGTGCTTTCTTTCTGTCATTCTGCGTgtcttctctgtgtgcttgtgtcaTCGTGCTCTCCTTACGTGCAGTGCCGCATATCTTCTCTCCGCTCTCTTGTGCGCTTTCcgaacaaaagaaaaacagccAAAAAGGAAAACTCCTTTTGAACTTCGAGAAAAATGATGGAGGAGCGCCACTCGCACGGGTCGAACGACGAAATCCAAaacggcggcgacaccgaTAACTTCCGCCGAAACCAGGGCACGATCCTCTTTGTTGGCAACCTCCCCTTCCAGACCCCGTGGCAGCACGTGAAGGACTACTTCCGTAACGCCGGCAAGGTGCGCTACACAGATCTCATCGCCGACCGCACCGGCCGCCCGAAGGGCTCGGCACTGGTCACGATGATGACCGTGGAAGGCGCCGAAAATGCGATCCGCATGTTTAACGAGACCGACTTCGAGGGCCGCCGGCTGATCGTGCGCAGGTTCGACGACGGCCCGCGCCCTCCGCTGGTGCAGCGGGACATGATGCCCGCCTACGGCAACACCGCTCCCCAGAGCCGCGGCCAGTACACGGCTGGCGGCTACTACCAGGGCGCGGCCGCTTccggtgctgcggccggGTACAACCGCCACAACATGGCGGGTAGCGCCTACGGCCGTGGTGCGCCGTACCAGGTCGGTGCTGCAGAGTCGACTGAGATGAATGGCACGGAGCCGCTTCCCAAGCCGCGCAGCCAGCAGGTGCCAGAGGTGGGCCGTAAGCTCTTCGTCTCGAACCTCCCCTTTGACTGCACGAACAGCGCTCTCCGTGAGACGTTTCAGCAGGTGGGTCTCGTCGAGCGGGCTGAGATCATCCTGGGCCGCAACGGCAAGAGCCGCGGCATGGGCATTGTTGTCATGAAGTCTGAGGATGAGGCGCAGATTGCAATTGCCGAGTTTGACGGCATCGAGATGGCGAACCGCGCGATGAACGTGCGCCTCGACAACAAGACATTGTAGTCACgcgcgcccacacacacacgcacacacaaacgcacggGCCTCTGCGGAGGCGGGGGACAGCCGTGGacatcctcctccttcgactCCTTTTCTTCATGATGTGGCTTCTGGTAGCGAAGAAAGGGGCGCAACAATaaggaagccgagcagctggagggcAACAAACTAGTGCTTCAAGACTGATGAAGGAGCAGAGGGGTACCGGCAGAGACTCGTGATGACGAAACGCGTGCAACGCCTGCAGACAAGAAcggaaggggaagagaggcgtCGAGGTGACCCACCACGATAGGCCAGCAGACGAGGCGACatcggcgtgtgcgtgcgtggaggaggacctCTGTGGATGCGCGCTGGAATTCCTCAGCCTTGCGGTGCCGTAAATTGTGTCTCGCCGTCTGTCATCATCCCATTCTTCTGCGTGGACagctgtttctctctttttctgtgctTGTTGGCACCTGTGGAAGCGGGtcgtgctgcaccggcacgcACTCATCGTTGCTTTATTGATCCCTTCGCATccatgtgtgtgtatatgtacAGACCCTCACCCCCCGTGTTACACCCTCCTCACCACCCCAACGCACCACATTCTTTCTTTGTCTCCGTTTCCCACCCTCTGTATGCTGCCTTCTTTTCTTGTGGTTTCCTTTTTGGCCTCACCTCTCCTTTCCGCACTCGCCTGTGCGGGGTTTTCGTGTCTGCGCACGTTCCACGAAAACCCCGCACAGGCGAGTGCGGAAAGGAGAGGTGAGGCCAAAAAGGAAACcacaagaaaagaaaggaaaaccACGTACGAGGAGATTCAGTGCCAGCAAGGGTGGGTGGGCCGCACTGCAGAggagtgggggtggggaggcggagggccATGTGTGGCGTACACTCGTGTACGAAGAACGCCCGCTACAAGAACAGAAACAAGGGGAAAAAGATGTGAACACGAGAGATGCGTGCAGCACGCTAGATCGaccttcttttccttgtgtTTACTTCTGTTGCTTCCTCatccctccctttttttgttcgtttttcgcatttttctcttttcccaAGTAGAAAAAGGAAACGAGGCGAGGGCACGGGtgcgaaaaaagaaaaacagcgAACCAACCCAAACCGACCCAAAGGGGATGTTGGGCGTTGGTACGGACAACAAAGGAAGAAGAAGTCGTGCGCTAAGtacaaatatatatatatttttcCTTCAGGTTGCCGTACCCTTTTTGTTTCACGTCTTTCTCTTCACCTATCTATGCTGCTCAGCGAACAGAATACATGTAGtctcttctttcttctctctccgtctcggCACATCGATCTACTAgtcttttgtgtgtgcgtgtgtgtgtgtgtacgcgtccctctctcctgcagcgtcggATCGGCCACCTTCTTCCCTCTTGTACGGTTTCTTTCTGTATTTTCTTTGTTTACTTGTAGTCGAAATAGGCGTTTTGGTGTACATGCATGTCTgcgctcgtgcgtgtgcacataCATGTTCGTGTGTctgctgtttgtgtgcgtgtgtctgtatgtgtCGTCTCCGCCTCATTTTTGTCTTATATATCTCTATCTTGTGTTTCTTGATTGTCAGTCTGTGTGCACTCGCGTGATTGCGAGTGTCAccagcaaaacaaaaagaacTCCAACCGAAAAAAAATagaagcgaaagaaaaaaaggaaggaggaagcGAAGAGACAGGCTAGTCTCTTCAAGGGTCTTATAATGTGCACCATTTTGTGGTGTTGTAGTTTGCAGCAGGTGAAGTGCGCTCAGGCTTCTTGTTcgtgctctttttttttgtcttggTGTTGtggctctctttctcgccgTGTCTCTCGGTCTCAGCCTACTCCGCCGCCGTTTTTCGTGCTTTGTAGTTTTTCGCCACTTTaccatctctctccctccgaTTGTCTCTCCatacatctctctctctctttgcctgTACATGTGGGTGTGTGAAGAGGACTCTTGCGTGCTACGCCGTGCTCCCTTTCtgtctcttttctttttttttttcgttgtcgCACCTTTTAGTGTTTGAGTCGAAGGCCGCGGCGGAAGATATCGGGACTCAGATTCTTACGgtcgctctttttttttcgtcgccCCATTTCTGAgctctgcgtgtgcatcCTCTGCTATCCATCTGCCTGCGCAGTTTGACCTTTTAAAGAGACACTGCAGACACCGAAGCCTTCGCCCTACCTGTGTGAGTGCACCACCGCGAAAATTTCTGCCCTTCCATCATTGTATCTCTGTCGCTTCTCTGTCTTCCTTGAAACCTTTTTTCTCGTCGTTTTCTCTTTCCATCACGTgcttgtgtctgtgcttgtatctgtgcttgtgcgctgcATCTTTGTGTAGATGATAtttgggtgtgtgtgtgcgcgtggatGCGTGTGtcaggcggcagcgctcctTTCATCTGTCTTGTTGTCGTCACAAACAACCAACCAACAAACCCAACATGCACTATCGTactccctttccctcttaTCATCATTTTTCAAGTTTTTTGACCTTTTTCGCTTGTTTGTGTGCCTATTGTTTCATCTTTTCGCTTCCCCATTCTGcatctctgtctgtgtctctgtTCTGTcgatgtttttttttcctcctcccttttttcgttctctGCTGATCGTGCGGCGCCACACGCGCTACGCTCAAACAAGCTTATGCGCCCACCGAGACATACAGAAAAAAGgcaacgaaaaaagaaaaccgAGAATGCAAtgggggaggaagagagggagagggagggggagagatggagagaaaCAATGCTCGAATACATCCACCaagatacacacacacacacacacacatgcgggGCCGCGCTCAACGAAAAggacaaaaaagaaaatagCAGTCGGTACACCGAGCCTTGCCCACCCTCCTTTgcgcctcccttccttccttccttgtGTTGTACGCTCCtcatttttttgtttcgttgttCTGTGATTTTGGTTCTCTCTATAATTTTgtcgccttctccttttcttttaCTCGCATCTCTCATCTTTGGTGCGTCACTTCgtccctcctctgcctcctttGCTCGTTTCGATGGCGAGCGtgctccttctccatcgccgTTGTATATGTATGCTTGGTGCCGTGTagccgtgcgtgcgtgtgtgtgtgtgtgtgggcctgtgcgcgcgcattgTACAGTTTTGTATTCTCTCTACTTATAACCGTGCACAGCCTTACCCCTGTTATCCCCCGGTCTCTCCTTCATCTCCG
This region includes:
- a CDS encoding 60S ribosomal protein L12, putative, encoding MPPKFDPNQEIVVVVRAVGGEVAATASLAPKVGPLGLNAKKIGEDIAKCTKDWKGLKVTCELRVKNRVATVVVTPSVASRLIRALKEPPRDRKKVKNIKHSGNIPFAEIIKIAKESQPKSMGSDLKAVVMEVLGTAVSIGCTVDGESPLDIQAKVREGKLKVPN
- a CDS encoding RNA-binding protein, putative; the encoded protein is MMEERHSHGSNDEIQNGGDTDNFRRNQGTILFVGNLPFQTPWQHVKDYFRNAGKVRYTDLIADRTGRPKGSALVTMMTVEGAENAIRMFNETDFEGRRLIVRRFDDGPRPPLVQRDMMPAYGNTAPQSRGQYTAGGYYQGAAASGAAAGYNRHNMAGSAYGRGAPYQVGAAESTEMNGTEPLPKPRSQQVPEVGRKLFVSNLPFDCTNSALRETFQQVGLVERAEIILGRNGKSRGMGIVVMKSEDEAQIAIAEFDGIEMANRAMNVRLDNKTL